In Papaver somniferum cultivar HN1 chromosome 1, ASM357369v1, whole genome shotgun sequence, a genomic segment contains:
- the LOC113299580 gene encoding uncharacterized protein LOC113299580 isoform X2 yields MQSNSFNTAEELLQEISTLDVEIMHLERYLLSMYRAAFDDIVAEYNFVPANMPKIMESQDGGAASRPSLQDLMDNDQINTYINPSDTQGYLMSPDKLSEDIVRCMISIYCKLASNYSTSTPAAIPESTNNSTIIGFSSSSSSMSPSILTLSPPLGTSSTTLFSPHHRRHFNQDYSWEIEEYASSSSSSDFFQNGGAAASSLASGPCTSDTVVVSRACLELADESRIGHVVPMMKKLRSMLKYLEDIDPRKMKPEQKLTFWVNIHNALVMHAHLDYEIQHQNHLQSSGITSLLLLNDATYNVGGHFTTAYEIKSSILGCSPSSPASHITTTVTTSPTTFFTPTGGIKLKKNNNKRNSGSRHIYSLDYLEPLVYFALSSGAYSDPAVRVYTSKNIFAELNIAKQEFIRAATSINTANANTFSSLSSSSSIYNNNNYKQKHTKDGWGTSDEYNNNKVILPKVLYYFANDACLNLYGLAEMVHGCLSESQQKAMEICQQQLSINSNKRLITRMLQPDKYIQWSPYNSAFRYIIQTKQL; encoded by the exons ATGCAGTCCAATAGTTTTAACACTGCAGAAGAACTTTTGCAGGAAATTTCCACGCTTGACGTggaaattatgcatttggaacgATATCTTCTATCAATGTACAGAGCAGCTTTTGATGATATAGTAGCAGAATACAACTTTGTCCCTGCTAACATGCCAAAGATCATGGAGAGTCAAGATGGCGGCGCTGCTAGTAGACCAAGTTTGCAGGATCTAATGGATAACGATCAAattaatacatacatcaatcctAGTGATACTCAGGGCTACTTAATGTCTCCTGATAAACTTTCTGAAGACATTGTCAGATGCATGATTTCCATTTACTGCAAGCTTGCCAGCAATTACTCCACTTCCACTCCTGCTGCTATCCCTGAAAGTACTAATAATAGTACTATTATAGGATTTTCGTCGTCGTCATCATCTATGTCGCCATCTATACTTACTCTTAGTCCACCTTTGGGAACctcctcaactacacttttttctcCTCATCATCGACGCCATTTTAATCAGGATTACAGCTGGGAAATCGAAGAATatgcttcctcttcctcttcgtcTGATTTCTTTCAAAATGGAGGAGCAGCAGCAAGTAGCTTAGCTAGTGGACCATGTACTTCTGATACGGTAGTGGTTTCAAGAGCATGTCTAGAATTAGCCGATGAAAGCAGGATTGGTCATGTTGTTCCCATGATGAAAAAGCTCAG GTCAATGCTTAAATATCTTGAAGACATTGACCCGAGGAAAATGAAACcagaacaaaaacttaccttCTGGGTCAACATTCACAATGCCTTGGTTATGCAT GCGCATTTAGACTATGAAATTCAGCATCAGAACCACCTACAAAGCAGTGGTATTACCTCCCTGCTTCTCCTGAAT GATGCCACTTACAATGTTGGGGGACATTTCACAACTGCCTATGAAATAAAGAGCTCCATTCTCGGGTGCTCACCCTCATCACCAGCTTCACACATTACAACTACTGTGACTACTTCCCCAACG ACATTTTTCACACCAACAGGAGGAATAAAgctcaagaaaaataacaataagaGGAACAGCGGCAGTCGTCACATCTATTCCCTTGATTACCTGGAGCCACTGGTTTATTTTGCCCTTTCTTCAGGAGCATACTCTGATCCTGCG GTTCGAGTATACACATCGAAGAATATATTTGCTGAGCTTAATATCGCCAAGCAAGAGTTCATTCGAGCTGCAACTAGTATTAATACTGCAAATGCTAATACCTTCTCATCATTATCTTCCTCATCATCCATTTACAACAATAACAACTACAAGCAAAAACATACAAAAGACGGGTGGGGAACAAGTGATGAATATAACAACAACAAGGTAATACTTCCCAAGGTTCTGTATTACTTTGCAAATGATGCTTGTCTAAATTTATATGGCCTCGCGGAGATGGTCCACGGATGCTTATCAGAGTCTCAACAGAAAGCTATGGAAATATGCCAGCAGCAGCTCTCTATCAACAGCAATAAGCGACTGATTACAAGGATGCTGCAGCCCGATAAGTACATACAATGGTCACCTTATAATTCAGCTTTCCGCTACATCATCCAAACTAAACAGCTATAA
- the LOC113299580 gene encoding uncharacterized protein LOC113299580 isoform X3, which produces MQSNSFNTAEELLQEISTLDVEIMHLERYLLSMYRAAFDDIVAEYNFVPANMPKIMESQDGGAASRPSLQDLMDNDQINTYINPSDTQGYLMSPDKLSEDIVRCMISIYCKLASNYSTSTPAAIPESTNNSTIIGFSSSSSSMSPSILTLSPPLGTSSTTLFSPHHRRHFNQDYSWEIEEYASSSSSSDFFQNGGAAASSLASGPCTSDTVVVSRACLELADESRIGHVVPMMKKLRSMLKYLEDIDPRKMKPEQKLTFWVNIHNALVMHDATYNVGGHFTTAYEIKSSILGCSPSSPASHITTTVTTSPTWLQTFFTPTGGIKLKKNNNKRNSGSRHIYSLDYLEPLVYFALSSGAYSDPAVRVYTSKNIFAELNIAKQEFIRAATSINTANANTFSSLSSSSSIYNNNNYKQKHTKDGWGTSDEYNNNKVILPKVLYYFANDACLNLYGLAEMVHGCLSESQQKAMEICQQQLSINSNKRLITRMLQPDKYIQWSPYNSAFRYIIQTKQL; this is translated from the exons ATGCAGTCCAATAGTTTTAACACTGCAGAAGAACTTTTGCAGGAAATTTCCACGCTTGACGTggaaattatgcatttggaacgATATCTTCTATCAATGTACAGAGCAGCTTTTGATGATATAGTAGCAGAATACAACTTTGTCCCTGCTAACATGCCAAAGATCATGGAGAGTCAAGATGGCGGCGCTGCTAGTAGACCAAGTTTGCAGGATCTAATGGATAACGATCAAattaatacatacatcaatcctAGTGATACTCAGGGCTACTTAATGTCTCCTGATAAACTTTCTGAAGACATTGTCAGATGCATGATTTCCATTTACTGCAAGCTTGCCAGCAATTACTCCACTTCCACTCCTGCTGCTATCCCTGAAAGTACTAATAATAGTACTATTATAGGATTTTCGTCGTCGTCATCATCTATGTCGCCATCTATACTTACTCTTAGTCCACCTTTGGGAACctcctcaactacacttttttctcCTCATCATCGACGCCATTTTAATCAGGATTACAGCTGGGAAATCGAAGAATatgcttcctcttcctcttcgtcTGATTTCTTTCAAAATGGAGGAGCAGCAGCAAGTAGCTTAGCTAGTGGACCATGTACTTCTGATACGGTAGTGGTTTCAAGAGCATGTCTAGAATTAGCCGATGAAAGCAGGATTGGTCATGTTGTTCCCATGATGAAAAAGCTCAG GTCAATGCTTAAATATCTTGAAGACATTGACCCGAGGAAAATGAAACcagaacaaaaacttaccttCTGGGTCAACATTCACAATGCCTTGGTTATGCAT GATGCCACTTACAATGTTGGGGGACATTTCACAACTGCCTATGAAATAAAGAGCTCCATTCTCGGGTGCTCACCCTCATCACCAGCTTCACACATTACAACTACTGTGACTACTTCCCCAACG TGGCTGCAGACATTTTTCACACCAACAGGAGGAATAAAgctcaagaaaaataacaataagaGGAACAGCGGCAGTCGTCACATCTATTCCCTTGATTACCTGGAGCCACTGGTTTATTTTGCCCTTTCTTCAGGAGCATACTCTGATCCTGCG GTTCGAGTATACACATCGAAGAATATATTTGCTGAGCTTAATATCGCCAAGCAAGAGTTCATTCGAGCTGCAACTAGTATTAATACTGCAAATGCTAATACCTTCTCATCATTATCTTCCTCATCATCCATTTACAACAATAACAACTACAAGCAAAAACATACAAAAGACGGGTGGGGAACAAGTGATGAATATAACAACAACAAGGTAATACTTCCCAAGGTTCTGTATTACTTTGCAAATGATGCTTGTCTAAATTTATATGGCCTCGCGGAGATGGTCCACGGATGCTTATCAGAGTCTCAACAGAAAGCTATGGAAATATGCCAGCAGCAGCTCTCTATCAACAGCAATAAGCGACTGATTACAAGGATGCTGCAGCCCGATAAGTACATACAATGGTCACCTTATAATTCAGCTTTCCGCTACATCATCCAAACTAAACAGCTATAA
- the LOC113299580 gene encoding uncharacterized protein LOC113299580 isoform X1, with protein MQSNSFNTAEELLQEISTLDVEIMHLERYLLSMYRAAFDDIVAEYNFVPANMPKIMESQDGGAASRPSLQDLMDNDQINTYINPSDTQGYLMSPDKLSEDIVRCMISIYCKLASNYSTSTPAAIPESTNNSTIIGFSSSSSSMSPSILTLSPPLGTSSTTLFSPHHRRHFNQDYSWEIEEYASSSSSSDFFQNGGAAASSLASGPCTSDTVVVSRACLELADESRIGHVVPMMKKLRSMLKYLEDIDPRKMKPEQKLTFWVNIHNALVMHAHLDYEIQHQNHLQSSGITSLLLLNDATYNVGGHFTTAYEIKSSILGCSPSSPASHITTTVTTSPTWLQTFFTPTGGIKLKKNNNKRNSGSRHIYSLDYLEPLVYFALSSGAYSDPAVRVYTSKNIFAELNIAKQEFIRAATSINTANANTFSSLSSSSSIYNNNNYKQKHTKDGWGTSDEYNNNKVILPKVLYYFANDACLNLYGLAEMVHGCLSESQQKAMEICQQQLSINSNKRLITRMLQPDKYIQWSPYNSAFRYIIQTKQL; from the exons ATGCAGTCCAATAGTTTTAACACTGCAGAAGAACTTTTGCAGGAAATTTCCACGCTTGACGTggaaattatgcatttggaacgATATCTTCTATCAATGTACAGAGCAGCTTTTGATGATATAGTAGCAGAATACAACTTTGTCCCTGCTAACATGCCAAAGATCATGGAGAGTCAAGATGGCGGCGCTGCTAGTAGACCAAGTTTGCAGGATCTAATGGATAACGATCAAattaatacatacatcaatcctAGTGATACTCAGGGCTACTTAATGTCTCCTGATAAACTTTCTGAAGACATTGTCAGATGCATGATTTCCATTTACTGCAAGCTTGCCAGCAATTACTCCACTTCCACTCCTGCTGCTATCCCTGAAAGTACTAATAATAGTACTATTATAGGATTTTCGTCGTCGTCATCATCTATGTCGCCATCTATACTTACTCTTAGTCCACCTTTGGGAACctcctcaactacacttttttctcCTCATCATCGACGCCATTTTAATCAGGATTACAGCTGGGAAATCGAAGAATatgcttcctcttcctcttcgtcTGATTTCTTTCAAAATGGAGGAGCAGCAGCAAGTAGCTTAGCTAGTGGACCATGTACTTCTGATACGGTAGTGGTTTCAAGAGCATGTCTAGAATTAGCCGATGAAAGCAGGATTGGTCATGTTGTTCCCATGATGAAAAAGCTCAG GTCAATGCTTAAATATCTTGAAGACATTGACCCGAGGAAAATGAAACcagaacaaaaacttaccttCTGGGTCAACATTCACAATGCCTTGGTTATGCAT GCGCATTTAGACTATGAAATTCAGCATCAGAACCACCTACAAAGCAGTGGTATTACCTCCCTGCTTCTCCTGAAT GATGCCACTTACAATGTTGGGGGACATTTCACAACTGCCTATGAAATAAAGAGCTCCATTCTCGGGTGCTCACCCTCATCACCAGCTTCACACATTACAACTACTGTGACTACTTCCCCAACG TGGCTGCAGACATTTTTCACACCAACAGGAGGAATAAAgctcaagaaaaataacaataagaGGAACAGCGGCAGTCGTCACATCTATTCCCTTGATTACCTGGAGCCACTGGTTTATTTTGCCCTTTCTTCAGGAGCATACTCTGATCCTGCG GTTCGAGTATACACATCGAAGAATATATTTGCTGAGCTTAATATCGCCAAGCAAGAGTTCATTCGAGCTGCAACTAGTATTAATACTGCAAATGCTAATACCTTCTCATCATTATCTTCCTCATCATCCATTTACAACAATAACAACTACAAGCAAAAACATACAAAAGACGGGTGGGGAACAAGTGATGAATATAACAACAACAAGGTAATACTTCCCAAGGTTCTGTATTACTTTGCAAATGATGCTTGTCTAAATTTATATGGCCTCGCGGAGATGGTCCACGGATGCTTATCAGAGTCTCAACAGAAAGCTATGGAAATATGCCAGCAGCAGCTCTCTATCAACAGCAATAAGCGACTGATTACAAGGATGCTGCAGCCCGATAAGTACATACAATGGTCACCTTATAATTCAGCTTTCCGCTACATCATCCAAACTAAACAGCTATAA
- the LOC113299580 gene encoding uncharacterized protein LOC113299580 isoform X4: protein MQSNSFNTAEELLQEISTLDVEIMHLERYLLSMYRAAFDDIVAEYNFVPANMPKIMESQDGGAASRPSLQDLMDNDQINTYINPSDTQGYLMSPDKLSEDIVRCMISIYCKLASNYSTSTPAAIPESTNNSTIIGFSSSSSSMSPSILTLSPPLGTSSTTLFSPHHRRHFNQDYSWEIEEYASSSSSSDFFQNGGAAASSLASGPCTSDTVVVSRACLELADESRIGHVVPMMKKLRSMLKYLEDIDPRKMKPEQKLTFWVNIHNALVMHDATYNVGGHFTTAYEIKSSILGCSPSSPASHITTTVTTSPTTFFTPTGGIKLKKNNNKRNSGSRHIYSLDYLEPLVYFALSSGAYSDPAVRVYTSKNIFAELNIAKQEFIRAATSINTANANTFSSLSSSSSIYNNNNYKQKHTKDGWGTSDEYNNNKVILPKVLYYFANDACLNLYGLAEMVHGCLSESQQKAMEICQQQLSINSNKRLITRMLQPDKYIQWSPYNSAFRYIIQTKQL, encoded by the exons ATGCAGTCCAATAGTTTTAACACTGCAGAAGAACTTTTGCAGGAAATTTCCACGCTTGACGTggaaattatgcatttggaacgATATCTTCTATCAATGTACAGAGCAGCTTTTGATGATATAGTAGCAGAATACAACTTTGTCCCTGCTAACATGCCAAAGATCATGGAGAGTCAAGATGGCGGCGCTGCTAGTAGACCAAGTTTGCAGGATCTAATGGATAACGATCAAattaatacatacatcaatcctAGTGATACTCAGGGCTACTTAATGTCTCCTGATAAACTTTCTGAAGACATTGTCAGATGCATGATTTCCATTTACTGCAAGCTTGCCAGCAATTACTCCACTTCCACTCCTGCTGCTATCCCTGAAAGTACTAATAATAGTACTATTATAGGATTTTCGTCGTCGTCATCATCTATGTCGCCATCTATACTTACTCTTAGTCCACCTTTGGGAACctcctcaactacacttttttctcCTCATCATCGACGCCATTTTAATCAGGATTACAGCTGGGAAATCGAAGAATatgcttcctcttcctcttcgtcTGATTTCTTTCAAAATGGAGGAGCAGCAGCAAGTAGCTTAGCTAGTGGACCATGTACTTCTGATACGGTAGTGGTTTCAAGAGCATGTCTAGAATTAGCCGATGAAAGCAGGATTGGTCATGTTGTTCCCATGATGAAAAAGCTCAG GTCAATGCTTAAATATCTTGAAGACATTGACCCGAGGAAAATGAAACcagaacaaaaacttaccttCTGGGTCAACATTCACAATGCCTTGGTTATGCAT GATGCCACTTACAATGTTGGGGGACATTTCACAACTGCCTATGAAATAAAGAGCTCCATTCTCGGGTGCTCACCCTCATCACCAGCTTCACACATTACAACTACTGTGACTACTTCCCCAACG ACATTTTTCACACCAACAGGAGGAATAAAgctcaagaaaaataacaataagaGGAACAGCGGCAGTCGTCACATCTATTCCCTTGATTACCTGGAGCCACTGGTTTATTTTGCCCTTTCTTCAGGAGCATACTCTGATCCTGCG GTTCGAGTATACACATCGAAGAATATATTTGCTGAGCTTAATATCGCCAAGCAAGAGTTCATTCGAGCTGCAACTAGTATTAATACTGCAAATGCTAATACCTTCTCATCATTATCTTCCTCATCATCCATTTACAACAATAACAACTACAAGCAAAAACATACAAAAGACGGGTGGGGAACAAGTGATGAATATAACAACAACAAGGTAATACTTCCCAAGGTTCTGTATTACTTTGCAAATGATGCTTGTCTAAATTTATATGGCCTCGCGGAGATGGTCCACGGATGCTTATCAGAGTCTCAACAGAAAGCTATGGAAATATGCCAGCAGCAGCTCTCTATCAACAGCAATAAGCGACTGATTACAAGGATGCTGCAGCCCGATAAGTACATACAATGGTCACCTTATAATTCAGCTTTCCGCTACATCATCCAAACTAAACAGCTATAA
- the LOC113299602 gene encoding uncharacterized protein LOC113299602 gives MQGTRVSKLHIFKQNLLNYKPYFPHLLNRYGIESLLERFNTNSSYSSYSKHKLRGEMKNNSSQDYFPKNMDSDDDFDSDKTFGKNTRANQDPPVPIPNRPLRGERRRDHIDKDFVFKMKESRQIPKGRYTENKSSSFMRGRARNDSLEDDDLDDLFIGSGSSRNLVRPNNSSSGRTQKEEGMNRFPRDSRVQYSNDKQTMGAKKRVNDANGDVESVRSFFEKFNLSNHDEKEHDPLIENQNTPAAPEIVAKAAAAALLPERKEEVEAPTDPTKQPPPQDADEIFKKMKETGMIPNAVAMLDGLCKDGLIQEAMKLFGLMREIATIPEVVIYTAVVEGFCKARKFDDAKRIFRKMQNNGNSPNAFSYTVLIQGLLPFTKKKCEGMTSRLEDALDFCVEMLEAGHSPNVVTFVSLVEGYVVDKGVGEANSMIGRLREKGFSVNDRAVKEHLDKKGPFSSFVWEAIFGKKISQRPF, from the coding sequence ATGCAAGGTACTAGGGTTTCTAAACTTCATATATTTAAGCAGAATTTGCTCAATTATAAACCCTATTTTCCTCATTTACTGAATCGTTATGGAATTGAATCATTATTGGAAAGGTTTAACACAAATTCATCTTATTCTAGTTACTCTAAACACAAGTTAAGGGGAGAAATGAAGAACAATTCTTCTCAAGATTATTTCCCTAAAAACATGGATTCTGATGACGATTTTGATAGTGACAAAACTTTTGGGAAGAATACTAGAGCCAATCAAGATCCCCCAGTCCCTATTCCTAATAGACCTTTGAGAGGAGAAAGACGTAGGGATCATATTGATAaagattttgtttttaaaatgaAAGAATCCAGACAAATTCCAAAGGGTCGTTACACGGAGAATAAATCATCTTCTTTTATGAGAGGAAGAGCGAGAAATGATTCATTAGAAGATGATGATCTTGATGATCTGTTTATTGGTAGTGGTAGTAGTAGAAATTTAGTCAGACCTAATAATAGTAGTAGTGGCAGAACCCAAAAGGAAGAGGGTATGAATCGTTTTCCGAGAGATTCTAGGGTTCAATACTCTAATGACAAACAAACCATGGGTGCCAAAAAGAGAGTTAATGATGCTAACGGTGATGTAGAATCTGTTCGTAGTTTCTTTGAAAAGTTCAACCTCAGTAATCATGACGAGAAGGAACACGACCCCCTCATTGAAAATCAGAATACACCTGCAGCACCTGAAATTGTTGctaaagcagcagcagcagcattgttgccagaacgaaaagaagaagttgAAGCGCCTACAGACCCTACAAAACAGCCACCACCGCAGGATGCGGATGAGATTTTTAAGAAAATGAAGGAAACAGGGATGATCCCAAATGCTGTAGCTATGCTTGATGGCCTCTGTAAAGATGGGTTAATCCAAGAAGCCATGAAACTTTTTGGTTTGATGCGTGAGATAGCTACTATTCCTGAAGTTGTCATCTACACTGCAGTAGTTGAAGGATTCTGCAAAGCTCGGAAGTTTGATGACGCTAAGAGGATATTCAGGAAAATGCAGAACAATGGGAATTCTCCAAATGCATTCAGTTACACAGTCTTGATTCAGGGACTACTGCCGTTTACTAAGAAGAAGTGTGAAGGGATGACAAGCAGACTAGAGGATGCACTGGATTTTTGTGTTGAGATGCTGGAAGCTGGTCATTCTCCGAATGTGGTCACATTTGTGAGTTTGGTAGAAGGTTATGTCGTAGACAAGGGGGTGGGAGAAGCTAACAGTATGATCGGACGATTAAGGGAGAAAGGTTTCTCTGTTAATGATAGAGCAGTCAAAGAACACCTCGACAAGAAGGGGcccttttcttcatttgtttgGGAGGCTATCTTTGGAAAGAAAATTTCACAGAGGCCATTCTAG